The Chryseobacterium nakagawai genome has a segment encoding these proteins:
- a CDS encoding ABC transporter ATP-binding protein, with amino-acid sequence MKILLRYLKPYQWLIIISLLLATINQVFSLFAPAITGNILDQLVTHPNFFDKEKLLPRNIDQYLYGTSVYHGAFYFLGLLIGTAMISRIAKAFQDYVVSVITQKFGAKIFTDGLKHSMALPYQEFEDQRSGETLSILTKVREDTVKFITNFINIFFGILVSIIFVSVYAIRLHWSIMPVYICGIFLIAFITNLLSKRIKGIQKNIVSETTALAGSTTESLRNIEIVKSLGLTNQEVIRLNNNTYKILGLELRKVKSIRSLSFIQGTMVNFLQQMITLTLLYLIFRNIVTPGQYLSLMFYGFFIFGPMQEIGNIIISYREAEASLQNFDRLMKKDVEEKPLHPKQIGAIEELEFKHVSFKHQSAQYKALNNISFDVKNGETIAFVGPSGSGKSTLVKLLVGLYRPQEGNIFYNGINGKEFDFDELRNQIGFVTQDTQLFAGTIKENLLFVKPNATEQELAIALQKSSCTALLERAEKGIETVIGEGGLKLSGGEKQRIAIARALLRKPHLLIFDEATSALDSITEEEITSTIKDISEEREQITVLIAHRLSTIMHADKIYVLERGQIVETGSHDHLIAEKGLYYAMWRQQIGERKTTVPQP; translated from the coding sequence ATGAAAATACTTTTAAGATACCTCAAACCTTATCAATGGCTGATTATTATTTCTTTGCTATTGGCCACCATTAATCAGGTTTTCTCTTTATTTGCTCCAGCAATTACAGGGAATATTCTGGACCAACTGGTCACGCATCCTAATTTTTTTGATAAGGAAAAACTTTTACCCAGAAATATAGATCAATATCTTTACGGGACTTCGGTATATCATGGAGCTTTCTACTTCTTAGGTTTACTTATCGGAACTGCTATGATAAGTAGAATTGCAAAAGCTTTTCAGGATTATGTAGTGAGTGTTATTACTCAAAAATTTGGAGCTAAGATCTTTACAGATGGTTTAAAACATTCAATGGCATTACCTTATCAGGAGTTTGAAGACCAGAGAAGTGGTGAAACCTTATCTATTTTAACTAAAGTAAGAGAGGATACGGTCAAGTTTATTACCAATTTTATTAATATTTTCTTTGGGATTCTGGTAAGTATTATTTTCGTTTCGGTATATGCTATTCGTCTGCACTGGTCGATTATGCCGGTATATATTTGTGGAATCTTTCTGATTGCTTTCATTACTAATTTACTGAGTAAGAGAATAAAAGGTATTCAGAAGAATATTGTTTCGGAAACAACAGCATTAGCCGGAAGTACTACAGAAAGCCTTAGAAATATAGAAATTGTTAAGAGTTTAGGGTTAACGAATCAGGAAGTTATCCGTTTGAATAACAATACATATAAGATTTTAGGACTTGAGCTGAGAAAGGTAAAAAGCATCCGTTCTTTGAGTTTTATTCAGGGAACGATGGTTAATTTCCTTCAACAGATGATTACTCTAACGCTTTTGTATTTGATCTTTAGAAATATTGTGACTCCGGGGCAATACCTTTCGCTGATGTTTTATGGGTTCTTTATTTTTGGTCCTATGCAAGAGATCGGAAACATCATTATCTCTTACAGGGAAGCCGAGGCTTCTCTTCAAAATTTCGATCGTTTAATGAAAAAAGATGTGGAAGAAAAACCGCTTCATCCTAAGCAAATTGGAGCTATTGAAGAACTGGAATTCAAGCATGTCTCTTTCAAACATCAGTCGGCTCAATATAAAGCGCTGAATAATATTTCTTTTGATGTTAAAAATGGAGAAACCATTGCTTTTGTAGGGCCAAGCGGATCAGGAAAAAGTACATTGGTAAAACTACTAGTTGGTCTTTACAGACCTCAGGAAGGGAATATCTTTTACAATGGTATTAATGGAAAAGAATTTGATTTTGATGAACTGAGAAACCAGATTGGTTTTGTAACACAGGATACACAGTTATTTGCAGGAACCATTAAAGAGAATCTTCTCTTTGTGAAACCTAACGCTACAGAACAGGAACTTGCTATTGCTTTACAGAAATCTAGCTGTACTGCATTATTGGAAAGGGCCGAAAAAGGAATAGAAACTGTTATTGGTGAAGGTGGATTGAAACTGAGTGGTGGTGAAAAACAGAGAATTGCTATTGCAAGAGCCCTTTTAAGAAAACCTCATTTATTGATTTTCGATGAAGCTACTTCCGCTTTAGACAGTATAACTGAGGAAGAAATTACTTCTACCATAAAAGATATTTCAGAGGAAAGAGAACAAATTACGGTTCTGATTGCCCACCGATTAAGTACCATCATGCATGCAGACAAAATCTATGTATTGGAACGTGGACAAATTGTAGAAACCGGTTCTCACGATCATCTGATTGCTGAAAAAGGACTTTATTATGCGATGTGGAGACAGCAGATTGGAGAAAGGAAAACAACTGTTCCACAACCTTAG
- a CDS encoding CoA transferase subunit B, whose protein sequence is MLTKEQIAKRISKELRDRYYVNLGIGIPTLVANYVPEGISVEFQSENGVLGMGPFPFEGEEDADIINAGKQTITILEGGSFFDSAFSFGMIRGQKVDLTILGAMEVSENGDIANWKIPGKMVKGMGGAMDLVASAENIIVAMMHVNKAGESKILKKCTLPLTGVNCVKKVVTELAVLEVTPKGFKLLERAPGVSVEDIIKATEADLIIEGEIPEMQF, encoded by the coding sequence ATGCTTACAAAAGAACAAATTGCCAAAAGAATTTCAAAAGAACTGAGAGATCGTTATTATGTAAACCTGGGAATCGGAATTCCGACTTTGGTTGCCAACTATGTTCCGGAGGGTATTTCCGTAGAATTCCAGAGTGAAAATGGAGTACTTGGAATGGGACCTTTCCCTTTTGAAGGAGAAGAAGATGCAGATATCATCAATGCCGGAAAACAAACCATTACTATTTTAGAAGGAGGTTCATTCTTTGATTCAGCCTTTAGTTTTGGGATGATCCGTGGTCAGAAAGTAGATCTTACCATCCTTGGAGCGATGGAAGTTTCAGAGAACGGAGATATTGCCAACTGGAAGATTCCGGGAAAAATGGTAAAAGGAATGGGAGGAGCAATGGATTTAGTAGCTTCTGCTGAAAATATTATCGTTGCCATGATGCACGTAAATAAAGCTGGAGAAAGTAAGATCCTTAAAAAATGTACACTTCCTTTGACCGGTGTAAACTGTGTGAAAAAAGTAGTGACTGAATTAGCCGTATTGGAAGTGACTCCAAAAGGGTTCAAACTGCTGGAGAGAGCACCGGGCGTTTCAGTAGAAGATATTATCAAAGCAACAGAAGCAGACCTTATCATTGAAGGTGAAATTCCTGAAATGCAATTCTAA